One Leishmania infantum JPCM5 genome chromosome 17 DNA window includes the following coding sequences:
- the RAC-A gene encoding receptor-type adenylate cyclase a — MQIRPSLGGCLRHGGAGDHAARRLSRLRAAKVFVPTAVVCVLLCCAPWVMAEITNDAEREPVYILNAMYSTEAYTNEDAKALWTGMDMAFYNSHYKAAGGRPIKILHPDPDQDNLYDIAEVILHSLARQEKLLAVLGPYLDGRLTAALSNADVVQSGLMLIAPFTGSSGVRTWSDSVYFTRAEPMVELKVVLMHIVNRLRARRVAFMRLTGMHFGGEELTYVQDTLTSLLRDPAVLYTVPYSESSVEVDEEAFDAMADTNPQVIIVWAAPVQQVIYFLEKVLTDPRTSSAYVISCSMIQRVVFDVYKRLLSAGSIKPQDGRILASATTSPVSGEGLKYMEVLKAQMSNYIENSGSFDYYPDDDSTETLGRKARPEAPLSRKYTVDEFFQAHPSIAKLMALGWLSGTLVQQTLEQTDWIVNRSTYKAGLFNQNRFVIGGDYVLGDYGGPCEPLAQFLGASCYCNQGGHSSILTVLQNASWDIVPDSSFKYPQSECNSSKSQIVKAVSVLALLHQGYPKLIDAGMQLNEVLPHAFDDNLCKGYKVSSIFLRVETAKAQQLFDAEVSNYSVDIIAGPIFQALDVGEIFVLNPLYNHPQLRTEKRNYVYLMPTLEQQIYVMYSKIDALRTRTDVFEDTAVVLRGYSAQEVVEISEILFKTAGTFNLPDPSIATISFTDSLRGLLSPRAINVVIGMKDGDSAHFANFLAKYTDVMVVVCFDELTMYYEELRATFSVQPTSVQARLMSFSSLPLWTDASAEAEARWPILGHFHKIFPDPINHTPSLLRDVIIAGFIQELVSTTTVAETKLLTNAVYINGGVTTYGFTLGNFEWGCTATTSGDSCVYKNYGASNIEILSIQRMLDPTVPQLSSPSTPTMEYRPRQRSHALTPAQRNGLIAGCVVGAVVLIATCTLLLYCCMDNRNNDAAPKDGDEPVTLLFTDIESSTALWAALPQLMADAIAAHHRVIRQLVKKYGCYEVKTIGDSFMIACRSAHSAVSLACEIQTKLLKHDWGTEALDRAYREFELVRVNTLDDYEPPTARLSEEEYAALWCGLRVRVGIHTGLTDIRYDEVTKGYDYYGDTSNMAARTEAVANGGQVVATEAAWWALSNDERAGIAHTAMGPQGLRGVPFAVEMFQLNAVPGRRHAALRTEIEAILPDDTATDTASSAAGALLSSVETMSDPAAGIAFVLASCFAPYPVAQRVRELQPLLSKWGVGAPPRSRLVSEEDYCQGLMNRLAIRIATVSQARLRLTREDAADGKFKLASSEALNPLAREGDSAAGGVRPRLPGSPVTSLPAGGSSSMREWRVFTRLMNDTQHPSVTHLSQQRPSNLTSFTEAQDAAFPLNAHCGPESRVENSGADDEEIVIVRVSRNPHYARHAFE, encoded by the coding sequence ATGCAAATCCGACCATCCCTCGGCGGGTgcctccgccacggcggtgccggtgacCATGCTGCCCGTCGGCTGTCGCGGTTGCGCGCTGCAAAGGTCTTCGTGCCGActgctgttgtgtgtgtcttgctgtgctgcgcaccgTGGGTGATGGCGGAGATCACCAACGACGCCGAACGGGAGCCGGTATACATTCTGAACGCCATGTATTCGACCGAGGCATACACCAATGAAGACGCCAAGGCCCTGTGGACAGGCATGGACATGGCTTTCTACAACTCCCACTACAAGGCTGCCGGCGGGCGCCCCATCAAGATCCTTCATCCCGACCCTGACCAGGACAACTTGTATGACATAGCGGAGGTGATACTTCACTCCCTTGCCCGTCAAGAGAAGCTGCTCGCCGTGCTTGGGCCGTACTTGGATGGACGCCTTACGGCAGCCCTAAGTAATGCTGATGTGGTCCAATCTGGGCTGATGCTGATCGCTCCCTTCACCGGCTCCTCCGGTGTGCGAACCTGGAGCGACTCCGTGTACTTCACCCGCGCTGAGCCGATGGTGGAGCTCAAGGTTGTCCTTATGCACATTGTCAACAGGCTCCGTGCTCGCCGTGTTGCCTTCATGCGCTTGACCGGTATGCATTTTGGCGGGGAGGAGCTGACGTACGTGCAGGACACGCTCACGTCCCTGTTGCGCGACCCGGCCGTGCTATATACCGTGCCGTACTCCGAGAGCAGTGTGGAAGTAGATGAGGAAGCCTTTGACGCGATGGCGGACACGAACCCGCAGGTGATCATCGTGTGGGCTGCGCCCGTGCAGCAGGTGATCTATTTCCTCGAAAAGGTGCTGACAGACCCGCGCACGTCGTCGGCGTACGTCATCTCCTGCTCAATGATACAGCGGGTCGTGTTTGATGTGTACAAGCGTCTGCTCAGCGCGGGCAGCATCAAGCCGCAGGACGGCCGGATCCTCGCGAGTGCCACGACGTCCCCCGTCTCTGGCGAGGGGCTGAAGTACATGGAGGTGCTCAAGGCGCAGATGAGCAACTACATAGAAAACTCCGGCAGTTTTGACTACTACCCCGATGACGACAGTACGGAGACGCTGGGGCGGAAGGCACGGCCTGAGGCGCCGCTTTCCAGAAAGTACACGGTGGACGAGTTCTTTCAGGCGCACCCGAGTATAGCGAAATTGATGGCGCTGGGGTGGCTATCGGGGACGCTTGTGCAGCAGACGCTGGAGCAGACCGACTGGATTGTGAACCGGTCGACGTACAAGGCCGGACTGTTCAACCAGAACCGGTTCGTCATCGGGGGCGACTACGTGCTCGGCGACTACGGTGGCCCGTGCGAACCGCTCGCTCAGTTCCTTGGTGCGAGTTGCTACTGCAACCAAGGCGGGCACTCCTCGATCTTGACGGTCTTGCAGAACGCCTCGTGGGACATCGTGCCGGACTCGAGCTTTAAGTACCCGCAGTCGGAGTGCAACTCATCGAAAAGTCAGATCGTAAAGGCGGTGAGTGTGTTGGCGCTTCTACACCAGGGCTATCCGAAGCTGATCGATGCGGGTATGCAGCTCAACGAGGTACTACCCCATGCGTTCGACGATAACCTCTGCAAGGGGTACAAGGTGAGCTCGATCTTTCTGAGAGTAGAGACGGCGAAGGCTCAGCAGCTGTTTGACGCGGAGGTGTCGAACTATTCCGTCGACATTATTGCCGGGCCCATCTTTCAGGCACTCGACGTGGGTGAAATCTTCGTGTTGAACCCGCTGTACAACCATCCACAACTGCGGACGGAGAAGCGCAACTACGTGTACCTAATGCCGACGTTGGAGCAGCAGATTTACGTCATGTACTCGAAGATCGACGCGCTCCGCACCAGAACGGATGTGTTTGAGGACACGGCCGTGGTGTTGCGCGGGTACTCCGCACAGGAGGTAGTTGAGATTTCAGAGATTCTGTTCAAGACGGCAGGCACCTTCAACTTGCCGGACCCGTCCATTGCCACCATTTCCTTCACGGACAGCTTGCGTGGCTTACTGTCACCAAGGGCCATTAACGTTGTCATTGGCATGAAGGATGGCGACAGCGCCCACTTCGCGAACTTCCTTGCCAAGTACACCGATGTCATGGTCGTGGTGTGCTTCGATGAACTGACGATGTACTACGAGGAGCTTCGGGCGACGTTTTCCGTGCAGCCAACGTCCGTGCAAGCGCGACTGATGTCGTTCAGCAGTCTGCCACTGTGGACCGACGCGTCGGCCGAAGCAGAGGCTCGCTGGCCGATTCTCGGGCATTTTCACAAAATCTTCCCCGACCCCATCAACCACACGCCGTCTCTGCTGCGCGACGTGATCATCGCCGGCTTCATTCAGGAGCTGGTTTCCACGACGACTGTGGCGGAGACGAAGTTACTAACGAATGCGGTGTACATCAACGGCGGTGTCACGACGTACGGCTTTACGCTCGGCAACTTTGAGTGGGGCTGCACAGCGACAACTAGCGGTGACTCGTGCGTGTACAAGAACTACGGCGCGTCGAATATCGAGATATTGTCGATTCAGCGGATGCTGGACccgacggtgccgcagctgtctTCTCCCAGTACGCCGACGATGGAGTATCGGCCGCGCCAGAGATCGCATGCGCTgacacctgcgcagcgcaaCGGCCTGATTGCTGGCTGCGTCGTGGGTGCTGTGGTGCTGATTGCCACTTGTACGCTGCTACTGTACTGCTGCATGGACAACCGCAacaacgacgccgcgccgaAGGACGGTGACGAGCCGGTGACGCTGCTCTTCACGGACATCGAGAGCAGCACTGCGCTGtgggccgcgctgccgcagctgatgGCTGACGCGATTGCTGCGCACCACCGTGTGATCCGGCAGCTGGTGAAGAAGTACGGGTGCTACGAGGTGAAGACGATCGGCGACTCGTTCATGATCGCGTGCAGGAGCGCGCACAGCGCTGTGAGCCTTGCGTGCGAGATCCAGAcgaagctgctgaagcacGACTGGGGtacggaggcgctggaccGCGCGTACCGCGAGTTCGAGCTTGTGCGCGTGAACACGTTGGACGACTACGAGCCGCCGACTGCGCGgctgagcgaggaggagtacgctgcgctgtggtgcgggctgcgcgtgcgcgtggggaTCCACACGGGGCTGACCGACATCCGGTACGACGAGGTGACGAAGGGGTACGACTACTACGGCGACACGTCGAACATGGCTGCGCGCACGGAGGCTGTTGCGAATGGCGGGCAGGTTGtcgcgacggaggcggcgtggTGGGCGCTGTCGAACGACGAGCGCGCGGGTATTGCGCACACTGCGATGGGACCGCAGGGGCTGCGCGGTGTGCCGTTCGCCGTGGAGATGTTCCAGCTGAACGCTGTGCctggccgccgccacgctgcgctgcgcactgAGATCGAGGCGATCCTGCCGGATGATACAGCGACGGACACGGCCTcgagcgctgcaggcgcgctgctgtcgtctGTGGAGACAATGAGCGACCCTGCTGCTGGCATTGCCTTCGTGTTGGCGAGCTGCTTTGCGCCGTACCCcgttgcgcagcgcgtgcgagagctgcagccgctgctgagcaagTGGGGCGttggtgcgccgccgcggagtcGTCTTgtgagcgaggaggactACTGCCAGGGGCTGATGAACCGTCTTGCGATTCGGATTGCGACGGTGTCGCAGGCTAGGCTGCGGTTGACGCGTGAGGACGCAGCTGATGGAAAGTTTAAACTGGCTTCCAGTGAAGCGCTGAATCCTTTGGCGCGTGAGGGAGActctgctgccggcggagtGCGGCCGCGCTTACCAGGCTCACCGGTGACATCGTTGCCGGCGGGTGGCAGCTCTTCGATGCGTGAGTGGCGTGTGTTCACCCGTTTGATGAATGACACTCAGCACCCGTCGGTGACCCATTTGAGCCAGCAGAGACCTAGCAATCTGACGAGCTTCACTGAAGCACAGGACGCTGCTTTCCCGTTGAACGCACACTGCGGACCTGAGAGCAGGGTGGAAAACAGTGGAGCGGATGACGAGGAGATTGTTATCGTCCGTGTTTCCCGAAACCCGCATTATGCAAGGCACGCCTTCGAGTGA